The region GATTCCACTTGCAGCTCTACTCGATGATGCGCTCTGCAGGGCGGATAAAGTTCCTTGCGGGGTCGGAATCCGGCCAGGGCGCGTGGATCTCCGACACCACGCCGGAGGCAATTGCCCGACGTTTCCGGGAGGTAGGCGTAGCCCAATGGGCGCCGACGCGTAACGCGGAGCAGGGCGCTGCCGACGTCGTAAAGCTCTTCGAGAACTCCTACGGCTACGCACCCGCGGGCACGTTCGCGGCGCCTGGCCGCGTCAATCTAATTGGCGAGCACGTCGACTACGCCGATGGCATCTGTCTTCCGTTTGCTCTGTCGCAGAACACCTTCGCGGCTGTCAGCTCGCGTGACGACGATACATTGCGGGTCATCTCGGACCTGAGCCCGACCGGCGAGCCCTTCTCCATCCGGTTCGGCGAAATCGGGCCGCTGAGCCCGGCCAACTGGGCCGGCTACGCAGTGGGCACTATCTGGGCGATGCGGGAATCGGGGCTACTGCCAAAGGATGCTCCCGGATTCGATATTGCCTTGACCTCGGACGTCCCGATTGGCGGTGGCCTATCCAGCTCCGCCGCGCTCGAGTGCTCGGTCGGTATCGCGGCGTTCGAGCTCTCCCACGGCCGGGGGCCGACCGATAAGGAGGTGGCGGGAATCATCGCCGCCGCGATTCGCGCGGAAAACGAGGTTGTCGGCGCTTCCACGGGCGGCCTGGATCAGCGCATCGCCATGAAGGGCAGGGGAGACCACGCCCTCGCAATTGATTTTCTCGACAACACGGACCGCCAGGTTTCGGCATCCTTCTCGGCGGTGGGCCTGCAGGTTCTCGTAATCAACACCAATGTTCGGCATGCCCTGGTCGACGGCAAATACGCTTCCCGGCGCGGAGTCATCGACGAGGTTACTGCTGGGCTGGGTGTGGAGAACCTGCGCGAGCTCGATGACGCGATTGGGGCCGCGAAGCAGTGGGCAGCTGAGAACGTGGCCGAGGGATACGCCACGGACGAATGGGTGGATATCGTCGCCCGGCGCGTGCGCCATGTCGTAACCGAGATCGATCGGACCGCGCAGGCTATCGAGCGCCTGGAGGCGGGGGATTTCGATGCCTTTGGCACGCTCATGATTGCCAGCCATCTATCGCTTCGCGACGACTATGAGGTCTCCTGCCCGGAGCTGGATCTGGCCGTCGATGTGGCTTTGGAAAATGGCGCAGTGGGAGCGCGGATGACCGGCGGCGGCTTCGGCGGAAGCGCGATTGCGCTGCTGCCGGAGGACCGCATCGCGATTGCGGCGAAGGAGATTGCGGCGCGTGCGCGCAAGCTGGGAATGCCTGAGCCCGAATTTCTTATCGCGAATCCCTCGGTGGGGGCGCGGTGCCTGCCGGATTAGCGTAGCTGGACTTTCTCCCGGCTGCGCTTGATGCGGAAAGTCAGCGCGACAACGCCAAGCCCAATCGCCGCTGCGACGAACATTGCGGCACTGTAGCCCCGGACAACCTCCGGGGCTGCAGCGGTTTCTGCGCCGGACGGAGCCATGATGGCCGTAGCCACCGAGGACAGTGCGACGAACAGCGCAGTCCCCACCGCGCCAAAGACTTGCTGCAACGTGTTGGTGATTGCAGAACCATCGGGGTAAAGGTTGCGGGGCAAGTCCCCGAGACCGAATGTGAACAGGGGCGTGAATAGAAAGCCCAGGCCGATCTCGAAGACGATATGGCACGCCACAATCCACCACAGAGGCGTGGACATGGTGATGAATCCGAGCCCAAAGACTCCGAGCGTCAGAGCGATGGCGCCTGGTACCGCGAGCGGACGAGCGCCGTACTTGTCGAAGAGGCGTCCGACCGCAGGCCCCATTAGCCCCATAATCAGTGGCCCCGGCATCAGCATGAGGCCAATCGTCTTAATTTCTACTCCGCGAAGACTCAGGTAGAGCGGCAAAATTATGATGACGCCGAACATCATCATGAAGCTGACGGACAAAATAATCGAGGAAACTCGGAAGCTGGGCGTTTTAAACGTCCGAAGATCCAGCAATGCACGGTCAGTTTTCGCTAGCTCCACCTGGCGCAGGGTAAACCACACCAGCAGAACCGTGCCGACGACAGCCATAGTTGCCGCCATCGCGCCGAAGTTGGCGCCGATGCGGCTAAGCGCGTAGACCAGCGGTCCGAAACTGCCCGCACTCAACAAGACGGAGAGGATGTCCACATGCTTGTGGGATTTCTCGCCGGATCTTGGAAGCAGGAACATGCCGCCGATTAATACTGCCAGCCCGAGGGGCAGCATAGTTTCGAACAGTGCGTGCCAGTCTCTGTTTGATAGCTCCAGGATGAGGCCGGAGATAGTGGGGCCGATGGCCGGCGCTACGGCGATTACCACGGTGAGCCTGCCCATCATTCGGCCGCGCTCGTTTTCCGGAACTAGATTGAGCACCGTCGTCATCAGCAGCGGCAGCAGCACGGCGGTGCCGGACGCCTGCACGATGCGGGCGGCGATTACGACTGGGAAGTTCGTCGCGAAGATACCAATTGCCGTACCTACCACGAACAGTCCCTGGCACACGGCAAAAAGAGTGCGGAGCCGGAACGCCCCGACGAGGTAACCTGTCGTGGGGATGATGACGGCCATTGTCAGCAGGAATGAAGTGGTCAACCAGCCGGCGGTGGCGGCGCTGATGCCCAGGTCCGCCTTGACGACGGGGATAGCCACGCTCATGACAGTCTCGTTCAGGATCGCCATGAACGCCGCCGCGAGGAGGACGTAGATTGCCATGTAAGGGGTGCGGGATCGGGGATTGCCGGAATCTTTTTGCACCGTTTCCTGGGGTTCGCCAGTCAAATGAGGACCACTTTCCGTCAGTTACTAAATAAGAATTATTGGGCCGATACCGGGGCTGGTGACACAAAAATGTCCGCTTTCGACCTATGGTTAGGAATTAAAGATTAAACCCTAACGGAAGGATTTGCTGCAGTGAGCAACATCAAGGTTGGCGTTCTCGGTGCCAAAGGCAAGGTAGGAAGCACCATTTGCGAGGCTGTTAGCGCCGCCGACGATCTCGAGCTGGCTGCAGGCCTAGACCACGAAGATGAGTTGCAGGCGCTGGTCGATGCCGGCGTCGAAACTGTTGTCGACTTCACTCAGCCCGATGCAGTGATGGCAAACCTGGAGTTCTGCATCGCCAACGGCATCAACGCCGTCATCGGCACCACCGGCTTTACCAAGGAGCGACTGGAGCAGGTAGGCAAGTGGCTTGCCGACGCCGATAACGGCGCCAACGTGCTCATCGCACCGAACTTCGCCATTTCCGCGGTGCTCACCATGAAGATGGCGGAGCTTGCGGCACCGTACTTCGACTCCGCCGAAGTCATTGAGATGCATCATCCGTTTAAGAAGGATGCGCCGTCCGGTACCGCCATTCACACTGCGGAGGCGATTGCGCGTGCGCGTCGTGAAGCGGGGATGGGGGGCCAGCCCGATGCCACAGAGCAAACACTTCAGGGGGCACGCGGCGCGGAGGTTGAGGGTGTTCCGGTGCACGCGGTGCGCATGACCGGCTCGGTCGCACACGAGACCGTGATTTTCGGCGCCGAGGGACAGTCTCTGACGATTAAGCAGGATTCCTACTCCCGGACGAGTTTCGTGCCGGGCGTGCTTCTCGGCGTGCGCAAGATCGGCGAATTCCCGGGCCTGACTGTCGGCCTCGAGCCTTTCCTGGGGCTGTAGATTTACCGGTTTGCAAGAAAATGTCTGAAAACGTACACCTCAAGGCGCAGCTGATTGCTGCCACGAGCTTTTTCCCGCCGGAAGGCATCGAGTTCGAGACCGATGCTTCGGGTGGCGAATCCCTCATCGAGTTTTCCGGTCGCGCCTGCTACGAGACCTGGGATAAGCCGAATCCTCGCACCGCAACTAACGAGGGCTATCTCCGGCATGTGCTCGAGGTAGGGCATACCTCGCTATTTGAGCACGCCAACGCGAGTATCTACGTCACGGGCCTGTCCCGGTCGTGCTCCCACGAGCTAACGCGGCATCGGCACTTCTCTTTTTCCCAACTGTCCCAGCGGTTCGTGCCGGCGAGCTCCAATAACGTTGTGGTTCCCGCCGCGATTGCTGCGGACGAGGAGTTGCTTCGGCTTTTCGAGAAGTCGGTGGATGAGGCGCGCTTCGCCTACGGGGAGCTTCTCGACGCGCTGGAGGAGAAGTGGGCAGACGAGCCAAACGCCCTGCTGCGACGAAAGCAGGCTCGCCAGGCGGCTAGGGCGGTGTTGCCGAACGCAACGGAGACGCGCATCGTTGTGACCGGAAACTATCGCTCGTGGAGGCACTTCATCTCCATGCGAGCCACTGAGCACGCGGACGCAGAGATTCGGGCACTTGCTGTCGCTTGCTTGAAAGAGCTGCGCCGGGTTGCTCCGATTGCTTTCGGGGATTTTGAGATTACGCAGTTGCGGGACGGATCCGTGGTTGCGTCGAGTCCTTACGCGTTTGAAGGGTAATGCCACGTAGAGTGGTGGAGAAAAGATCGAACGTAAAGAAGATCACACGTAATAGATCTAGGAATAGGTAGCCAAAAATGAGCACTGGATACGCTTCTACACGCGGCGCTGATGTTTTCGGCACCGTGGCCGTAGCTATGGTCACTCCGTTTGACAAGGACGGAAATCTCGACGTAGATGCTGGAGTGAAGCTCGCCGGCCACCTGGTCGATGGTGGCTGCGACGGCCTGATTCTGGCCGGCACCACGGGCGAGTCGCCCACGACTACGACCGAGGAAAAGTTGCAGTTGCTGCGTGCAGTCCGCGCTGAGCTGGGCGAGAAGGTCAAGCTGATGGCCGGTGCGGGCACTAATAATACTGCGGGGTCGGTCGAATTGGCCAAGGCCTCTGTTGAGGCGGGCGCGGATTCGCTGCTCGTGGTCACGCCGTACTACTCGAAGCCGAATCAGGAGGGCCTGTTCCGGCACTTCACTGCGGTGGCGGACGCTACCGATGCCCCCGTATGCTTGTACGATATTCCGCCTCGGTCGGTAATTCCGATTGAAGCTGATACCATTTACCGTCTGTCGGAGCACCCGAACATCCTGGCCGTTAAGGACGCCAAGGGTGATTTGGGTACTGCCGCTGGAATTATCGCTAATACTGATTTGGCGTGGTACTCCGGTGATGATGTTCTGAACCTTCCCTGGCTGTCGATTGGCGCCACTGGTTTCATCTCCGTCATCGGACATGCCGCCCCTAAGCTCCTGGCCGAGGTTCGCTCTTGCTTTGACAAGGGCGATTTGGCGGGCGCGCAGGCGGCCCACGCGAAGATGACTCCGCTTTTCGCTGCTCAGGCAGCTCTCGGTGGAGTGAGTTTTGCAAAATCTGCCCTGCGCCTGCAGGGCATTGAGATAGGAGATCCGCGCTTGCCGCAAATCGCACCGAACGACCAGCAACTTGAGTTGCTCGCAACTGCTATGCGAGAGGCAGGTGTTCTCTAGTGGCTGAAGGACGCTCTCGCGCCCGAAAGGTAACGCGCAAGGCAGGGCCGCCTGCCGACGGCGACAATGCAGTTGAGCAGCAGAAGAAGGAATCGAGGCCACGTAAGAGCTCATCGCAGTCCGCTTCGGCTCGCTCCGAGAAGTCGGATTCCAAGTCGGAGGTGCGGAAGGCCTCGTCCAATTCGTCCAACTCGTCGTCGCGTGGTTCCCGCGGTGGCCGGGGCGGGCGTGGCGGCAACAACAAGAATGGTTCCCGTGGCGGCCGTGGTGGCCGCGGCAATCGTCGTAACGTCGTCCAGTCGATGCAGGGCGCTGACCTGACTCAGCGCCTGCCCTCCCCGCCGAAGGCCCCGAAGGACGGCCTGCGTGTGGTTGCCCTCGGCGGTATTTCCGAGATTGGCCGCAATATGACGGTTCTGGAATACAAGAACCGCCTGATCATCGTCGACTGTGGCGTTCTGTTTCCGAGCTCGGACGAGCCCGGTGTTGACCTGATTCTGCCGGACTTCTCCTACATGGAGGACAAGTGGGACCGTGTCGAGGCCCTGGTCGTCACCCACGGCCATGAGGACCACATTGGTGCTATTCCGTGGCTTCTGAAGCAGCGGGCTGACATCCCGATTATCGCTTCGCGGTTTACGCTGGCTCTGATTCAGGCGAAGACCCAGGAGCACCGCCAGCGCCCGAAGGTCATCGAGGTCAATGACACCAGCCACATTCAGCGTGGCCCGTTCGACCTGCGTTTCTTCAACGTCAACCACTCCATTCCGGAGTGTCTTGGCATCGTCATTAAGACGGGTGCCGGCATGGTCGTGCACACGGGTGACGTCAAGATGGACCAGACTCCGCCGGACGGAAAGCCGACGGATCTGCCGGCGCTGAGCCGCTACGGCGACGAGGGCATCGACCTGTTCCTCTGCGAGTCCACCAACGCCACCATTCCGGGTTTCTCCGGATCGGAGGCGGACCTGGCTCCGACCCTGCGCCGACTGATTATGGACGCCAAGCAGCGCGTCATTGTCGCTGCGTTTGCGTCTAACGTCTACCGTGTCCAGGCCGTTATTGACGCCGCAGTAAAGGCCGGGCGTAAGGTCGCCTTCAACGGCCGTTCCATGATTCGTAACATGCGAATCGCCCAGGAGCTCGGCCTTCTCAACGCACCAGAGGGCACCATCGTCGAGATGAACGATGCCGCCCGCATGGCTCCACACAAGGTTGTCCTGGTTACTACCGGTACTCAGGGCGAGCCGATGGCTGCGCTGTCCCGCATGGCCCGTCGTGAGCACCGTCAGATTACCGTCCGTGACGGTGACCTGATTATCCTGAGCTCTTCGCTCGTCCCTGGCAACGAGGAGGCCGTGTTCGGCGTTATCAATATGCTCTCGCAGATTGGCGCGACCGTGATTACCGGAAAGGACGCGAAGGTTCACACTTCCGGTCACGGTTTCGCTGGCGAGCTACTGTTCCTCTACAACGCCGCACGCCCGTCGAACGTTATGCCGATTCACGGCGAGTGGCGCCACATTCGCGCTAACAAGGAGCTCGCTGTCTCCACTGGCGTCAAGCCGGAGAACGTTGTACTGGCTCAGAATGGCGTCGTTGTCGATCTCGTCGATGGTCGCGCCCGCGTTGTCGGACAGGTTCCGGTCGGTAACCTCTACGTCGATGGCGTCACCATGGGTGATGTTGACGCGGACGTTCTCGGCGAGCGCGCAGAGATGCGTGAAGGCGGCCTGATTACTGTGACCGCAGTCATCGATAACCGCACTGGTCGCCCGTTGGAGAAGCCGAAGGCGCAGGCCCGCGGTTACTCCGACGATGTCAAGGAAGTTCTAGAGGCCGTCGAGCAGATTGTCGACGACACTCTATTCGACCTTGCAGGCAGCGGAGAGGGTAATCCTTACCGTATGGCTCAGGAAGTTCGTCGCCGTACTGAAAGGATGATTAACCAGAAGTGGCGTCGTAGCCCGATGGTTGTTCCGACCATTGTGCCGATGTCCTCTGAATCCGCAGCCGAGGTCACTGACGACGAGGTCCAGGAGTCTCGCGAAAGTCTCTAAACCTAAGTTTCGGCTTTTGCCCGCGTCCGAGCAAGACATTGCCCGGATGCGGGCTTTGCCGTAAGTCGTCTAGGCTGAGGGCATGACTTTTGCAGAGAGAGAACGCGCAGAATTGATGGCTCTATTGCTCAACGTCGGTCCGGATGCTCCAACGCTCTGCGAGGGATGGAAAACCCGCGACCTCGCGACCCACCTCTATATCCGAGAGCACCGTCCGGATGCGGTAGGTGGCGTGTTCGTATCGGCACTCAAGGGAAGACTGGACTCCGTGACCGATGAAGTCAATGAAATTCCCTACGCGAACGTTGTCCAGAAATGGGGCAGTGGTGCTCCGAAGTGGAGTCCGATGAAGTGGGCCGATCGCTATATCAACACCGCCGAAAACTTCATCCACCACGAGGATGTCCGCCGCGCGCGTGAAGGTTGGACTATTCGTCAGCTGCCGCCCTCCGCGACACGGGAGCTGTGGAAGGTTGTCACGACTCTCGGCAAAGTTATGCTGCGCAAGTCTGCGGCGACAATCGTCGTGACGCGTCCCGATGGTGTGGCGGCGACGCTTGTCGACCGGTCCGATAGGGGAGGGGACGTGGTAACCGTCCGTGGCGAAGCCGGGGAACTTTTGCTCTGGCTCTACGGGCGCGATCAGGTAGACGTCGCTATAGAGGGAAATTCAGCGGCAATTGTGCGTGGATCTCTGTAGCCGAGCTGTAGCGATATATTCTTGCCGTTCGGGGCGATCTTGAATGACACGCGTGTTACTGATGTGAAAATAGTGGCGAACTGGCTGTAAGGTGGTGGTCATGCCAGCGACCAGCCGAACGAAAACCGACCACCGTCGTAGTGCGCCGCGCCATACAAGCGATGCCGCTTTTAGTCGATACCCACAGCCTGCTCCCACTGAGGAGTTCAAGCGCACTCCCAGCGCCTTTTCCGCTGTAGGCCGTGGTCTGGCGTCTGCATGGTCTGAAACCGCGCGTGGGGTCGCAGGCCTTGCGCGCTCGGTTGGTTCGCGCAAGAAGAGTTCTGAAGTAGAGGAGAACATGTCCCCGCGCAGCGAAAGCGCAGACAATTCTGGTACCAAAAAAAGGCGGCGCAGGAGCGCTGCCAGCGGTTACGACGATGTGATGCCGGAGCAGGCCTCCTCGTATGAAACAGACGTGGAAATCGCGGAGGGACCCGAGCTGGAAGAGGGGATCCACGCCAACAAAGACGGTGCGGCGCTACTAGTCTTGGCTCTCGCAATCGTCCTCGCGGGCTCGACCTGGTTTCACCTCGCTGGTCCGGTAGGAGACTTCATCGAAACCGGTGTACGCATGCTAATCGGCGTCGGAGCTTTCGTGCTTCCGGTGCTGCTGGGCTTTGTTGCAGTCATGATGATGCTGGGGCAGTCCCCTCATTGGAATCGCGTGCCCGCGGTCGCTACTGGCTCGGCGCTTATCGGTGGTGGCCTCCTCGCAATCGTGCACATCTCTGCTGGTCGGCCCGCTGACTGGGCAGGGCGACGCGCAGCTGGTGGCGCTATCGGCGGTTACATCGGGTCTCCGCTCGCAATCGGATTTACCCCGTGGGTCGCGGTAATCCTGCTGTTGGGCATCGTGTTTTACGGAGCACTGGTGCTCTCCGGTGCGACGGTTCGTCAGCTTATCGACGCGGTTAAGGAATACCTCAACCTCTCCGAGTGGCAGGGACGTGGTAATCAGCGCAATGCAGTCGAAAACGATGATCCCTACGCAGGCGTCGACAGTCTTTTGGACCGAAAGGCTGACGGCTACGGCGAAAACGATAGTTACGACGACTCTGATTTCGATCACCCAACAGAGCTAGTCGAACGGGCACAGCCCAAGCCGCGTGCGCGCACTGCGCGCAGCAGCCGTTCCGCCACGCCACGATCTTCGCGACCGACCTCTGGTTCTGATCGACCATCCAGCCGTGCGTTCGGGAGGACCTCCCGTGGGGCAGGACTGGACGAGCCCGACCACGATTCCTTCGAGGGTGCGCCGTCGCGGTTCGCGCAGGGCGATGACAGCGGAAACCTCTATGACCTGCTCGACGAACCCTCCGTAGCGTCCCGCAATACCGAACTGATCAACCGCAACCCGGAGCCGGCGGCCGTTGATATGGACTATGACTCCGCTCGAACCACTCGATTTGAGGCGGCAGCTGCGGAGGACTACGACCGGTCCGAGTACTCGGAAGAATACGACGGAACGGAAGATTTGCCCTATCCGTCTGCTGAGTATGTGGAAGACAACCACAGCGATGTCGTCCATCGTGACACCGAGGTAACTGACGCGACGATTCCCGCCGTCGGTGCATCTTCCCGTGACGCCATTTCGGAGTCGACCAGACGGACAATGGACGCAATTGCGGCTCGATCCGGCATCGACGCCTCGAAGATTCCCGCTACCACGCCGAAGTCCGAGCTCGAGGCCGCGCAGCCCAGACTCGCCCCGGCGAGGGCGGCGTCGGCAAGCGAGACTGAGATGGACTACCACCTGCCTTCGACAGATTTGTTGATTGCGGGCGAGCGTCCGAAGACCCGTACCGCAACAAACGACCGCATGATCGAAGCGATCACCGATGTGTTCGCGGAGTTCAAGGTCGACGCACAGGTGACCGGCTTCTCGCGTGGGCCGACGGTGACTCGTTACGAGGTTGAGCTTGGCCCCGGCGTGAAGGTTTCGAAAATTACGAACCTGCAGTCCAACATCGCCTACGCGGTAGCCACGGACAACGTTCGCCTGCTCACCCCGATTCCGGGCAAATCCGCCGTAGGTATCGAGGTGCCGAACAACGACCGCGAAATGGTCAGGCTTGCCGACGTCCTCACCGCGCCGAGGACGGTCGCCAGCGACGATCCGATGCTGATCGGCCTAGGTAAGGACATCGAGGGTGAGTTTGTTTCGCACTCCATCCAGAAGATGCCGCACCTGCTGGTGGCGGGTTCGACGGGCTCCGGTAAGTCGGCGTTCGTCAACTCGATGCTGGTGTCGCTTTTGACTCGTGCCAACCCGGAAGAGGTGCGTCTAATCCTGGTCGACCCGAAGATGGTCGAGCTGACGCCCTACGAGGGTATTCCGCACCTGATTACCCCGATTATCACGCAGCCGAAAAAGGCTGCGGCGGCCTTGCAGTGGCTGGTCGAGGAGATGGAGCAGCGCTACATGGACATGAAGTCCGCACGCGTGCGTCACATCAAGGACTTTAACCGCAAGGTCAAGTCCGGCGAGATTACGGCACCGCTGGGTTCCGAGCGTGAATACCGCCCGTACCCGTACATCGTCTGTGTTGTCGACGAGTTGGCCGACCTGATGATGACCGCCCCGCGCGACATCGAGGACGCCATCGTCCGCATCACCCAGAAGGCCCGCGCGGCCGGCATCCACCTGGTGTTGGCGACTCAGCGCCCTTCGGTCGACGTTGTCACCGGCCTGATTAAGACCAACGTGCCTTCTCGCCTGGCGTTCGCGACCTCGTCTCTGACCGACTCCCGCGTCATCCTGGACCAGGGCGGCGCAGAAAAGCTCATCGGTATGGGCGATGGTTTGTTCATCCCGCAGGGCGCTGGCAAGCCCCGACGAATCCAAGGTGCCTTCGTCACCGATGAGGAGATCCAGGCTGTTGTCGATGCCGCTAAGGCGCAGGCAGAGCCGGACTACACTGAGGGAGTTACCGAAGACAAGTCCGCCGAGGCAGAGAAGAACATCGACCCGGATATTGGCGACGATTTAGACGACCTGCTTCAGGCAGTGGAGCTGGTCGTGACCGCACAGCACGGTTCCACCTCGATGCTTCAGCGCAAGATGCGCGTGGGCTTCGCGAAGGCTGGTCGACTCATGGACCTGATGGAAACCCGTGGCGTGGTGGGCCCCTCCGAGGGCTCGAAAGCTCGCGAGGTGCTGGTCAAGCCCGAGGAGCTCGAGACGATCCTGTGGATGATCAAGGGGGCCAACCCCGAGGATGCGCCGAAGGAAGATGTCAACTTTGTCGACGCGGATCCCAACCAGTCCTTGGCATGAGGTTATCTTAAGTCCAGCCCTGACGTGGACTAACTTTGGTTCTACTTATCTTGTCGAGTACGCACCGTGTATAGTCGAGCGTCGTGGAGGGGAGTATCCCCGGGTTGGCGATAATCACAAGTGCCTTGCACTGGTGGCTTCTCGGTAACCCGTGACGGTTATCGTCAACACGGATTGCACACACGTCCTGCCTGCTGGGCATGGCGCGTGGTGCAAATCCCGGTTCCGTCACTTGTCCCCGCGGGCTGAGGCGTTTAATGCGCGACAGCCCAGCGGCAAAAGGCAAGCAGGAGAGACCTCCGGTTCTTATTAGAAACGACCGGAGGTTCAACTATGCATGTGCCCCTATACGTGTGGGCTATCACCGTAGTAATTGTGATTGGCTTCATCGCCTTTGACTTCTTTGCCCACGTTCGCACGCCCCACAATCCGACCCTGAAGGAAGCCGGCATCTGGACGGGTTTCTACGTGGCGCTTGCTCTGCTTTTCGGAGCCTTTACTTGGATATTCTGGGATCACCACCGTGGCGTCGAATTCCTATCCGGCTACATCACCGAAAAGGCACTGAGCGTTGACAACCTGTTCGTCTTCGCCCTGATTATCGGTGCCTTCAAAATTCCGCGGCAATATCAGCAGAAGGTCCTTCTGTTTGGTATCGCAATGGCGCTGTTCTTCCGCGGCATCTTCATCTGGGCTGGCGCCGCTGTAATTAGCGCATGGTCCGATGTTTTCTACCTGTTCGCAATCTTCTTACTCTACACGGCTATCAAGACCGTGTGGGATGAAGCCGTCGATAAGCCCGAGACGGATCCTTCCGACATGAGGCTGATTAAGTGGCTGCGTACAGTCGTCCCGATTTCGGATCACTACAACCGCGATCGCCTTTCGATTAAAGAAAACGGCAAACGGTTCTTAACCCCGCTGGCAATCGCCCTGGTTGCCATCGGTTTCATCGATGTGATGTTCGCCTTTGACTCTATCCCCGCGATCTACGGACTGACAAACGAGGCCTACATCGTGTTTACGGCTAACGCGCTGGCCCTGATGGGTCTGCGACAGATGTACTTCCTCCTCGATGGTCTGCTCGACCGCCTGGTCTACCTCGCGTATGGCCTGGGTATCATCCTCGCCTTCATCGGCGTGAAGCTGCTCCTGC is a window of Corynebacterium lactis RW2-5 DNA encoding:
- the galK gene encoding galactokinase, coding for MAAKGNGTHEFRITRTTLSDGRELLYFDDEPDYVAGKKTRKLDDERDLPLAITDSELRQDPLTGEWNCYAAHRMNRTFMPPANENPLAPTVAGQPPTEVPADDYDVVVFENRFPSLSMHMEVPEDFARTVDGNELYPRRPALARCEVVCFTPHVKDSFRDLSFSRARTVVEAWANRTAELSAIDGVRLVFPFENRGEEIGVTLQHPHGQIYSYPYLPSRAASIAARAKAHREATGRDLFDDVLAAEQASGKRIISEGEHFTAFVPAAAKWPVEVMLMANRAIGDFSELNDAEKDELTAMYLDLLRRIDRFFPGIDKTPYIAAWNQAPVGKDHEYGRFHLQLYSMMRSAGRIKFLAGSESGQGAWISDTTPEAIARRFREVGVAQWAPTRNAEQGAADVVKLFENSYGYAPAGTFAAPGRVNLIGEHVDYADGICLPFALSQNTFAAVSSRDDDTLRVISDLSPTGEPFSIRFGEIGPLSPANWAGYAVGTIWAMRESGLLPKDAPGFDIALTSDVPIGGGLSSSAALECSVGIAAFELSHGRGPTDKEVAGIIAAAIRAENEVVGASTGGLDQRIAMKGRGDHALAIDFLDNTDRQVSASFSAVGLQVLVINTNVRHALVDGKYASRRGVIDEVTAGLGVENLRELDDAIGAAKQWAAENVAEGYATDEWVDIVARRVRHVVTEIDRTAQAIERLEAGDFDAFGTLMIASHLSLRDDYEVSCPELDLAVDVALENGAVGARMTGGGFGGSAIALLPEDRIAIAAKEIAARARKLGMPEPEFLIANPSVGARCLPD
- a CDS encoding MDR family MFS transporter, with product MQKDSGNPRSRTPYMAIYVLLAAAFMAILNETVMSVAIPVVKADLGISAATAGWLTTSFLLTMAVIIPTTGYLVGAFRLRTLFAVCQGLFVVGTAIGIFATNFPVVIAARIVQASGTAVLLPLLMTTVLNLVPENERGRMMGRLTVVIAVAPAIGPTISGLILELSNRDWHALFETMLPLGLAVLIGGMFLLPRSGEKSHKHVDILSVLLSAGSFGPLVYALSRIGANFGAMAATMAVVGTVLLVWFTLRQVELAKTDRALLDLRTFKTPSFRVSSIILSVSFMMMFGVIIILPLYLSLRGVEIKTIGLMLMPGPLIMGLMGPAVGRLFDKYGARPLAVPGAIALTLGVFGLGFITMSTPLWWIVACHIVFEIGLGFLFTPLFTFGLGDLPRNLYPDGSAITNTLQQVFGAVGTALFVALSSVATAIMAPSGAETAAAPEVVRGYSAAMFVAAAIGLGVVALTFRIKRSREKVQLR
- the dapB gene encoding 4-hydroxy-tetrahydrodipicolinate reductase; the protein is MSNIKVGVLGAKGKVGSTICEAVSAADDLELAAGLDHEDELQALVDAGVETVVDFTQPDAVMANLEFCIANGINAVIGTTGFTKERLEQVGKWLADADNGANVLIAPNFAISAVLTMKMAELAAPYFDSAEVIEMHHPFKKDAPSGTAIHTAEAIARARREAGMGGQPDATEQTLQGARGAEVEGVPVHAVRMTGSVAHETVIFGAEGQSLTIKQDSYSRTSFVPGVLLGVRKIGEFPGLTVGLEPFLGL
- the thyX gene encoding FAD-dependent thymidylate synthase, with amino-acid sequence MSENVHLKAQLIAATSFFPPEGIEFETDASGGESLIEFSGRACYETWDKPNPRTATNEGYLRHVLEVGHTSLFEHANASIYVTGLSRSCSHELTRHRHFSFSQLSQRFVPASSNNVVVPAAIAADEELLRLFEKSVDEARFAYGELLDALEEKWADEPNALLRRKQARQAARAVLPNATETRIVVTGNYRSWRHFISMRATEHADAEIRALAVACLKELRRVAPIAFGDFEITQLRDGSVVASSPYAFEG
- the dapA gene encoding 4-hydroxy-tetrahydrodipicolinate synthase, with amino-acid sequence MSTGYASTRGADVFGTVAVAMVTPFDKDGNLDVDAGVKLAGHLVDGGCDGLILAGTTGESPTTTTEEKLQLLRAVRAELGEKVKLMAGAGTNNTAGSVELAKASVEAGADSLLVVTPYYSKPNQEGLFRHFTAVADATDAPVCLYDIPPRSVIPIEADTIYRLSEHPNILAVKDAKGDLGTAAGIIANTDLAWYSGDDVLNLPWLSIGATGFISVIGHAAPKLLAEVRSCFDKGDLAGAQAAHAKMTPLFAAQAALGGVSFAKSALRLQGIEIGDPRLPQIAPNDQQLELLATAMREAGVL
- a CDS encoding ribonuclease J, with translation MAEGRSRARKVTRKAGPPADGDNAVEQQKKESRPRKSSSQSASARSEKSDSKSEVRKASSNSSNSSSRGSRGGRGGRGGNNKNGSRGGRGGRGNRRNVVQSMQGADLTQRLPSPPKAPKDGLRVVALGGISEIGRNMTVLEYKNRLIIVDCGVLFPSSDEPGVDLILPDFSYMEDKWDRVEALVVTHGHEDHIGAIPWLLKQRADIPIIASRFTLALIQAKTQEHRQRPKVIEVNDTSHIQRGPFDLRFFNVNHSIPECLGIVIKTGAGMVVHTGDVKMDQTPPDGKPTDLPALSRYGDEGIDLFLCESTNATIPGFSGSEADLAPTLRRLIMDAKQRVIVAAFASNVYRVQAVIDAAVKAGRKVAFNGRSMIRNMRIAQELGLLNAPEGTIVEMNDAARMAPHKVVLVTTGTQGEPMAALSRMARREHRQITVRDGDLIILSSSLVPGNEEAVFGVINMLSQIGATVITGKDAKVHTSGHGFAGELLFLYNAARPSNVMPIHGEWRHIRANKELAVSTGVKPENVVLAQNGVVVDLVDGRARVVGQVPVGNLYVDGVTMGDVDADVLGERAEMREGGLITVTAVIDNRTGRPLEKPKAQARGYSDDVKEVLEAVEQIVDDTLFDLAGSGEGNPYRMAQEVRRRTERMINQKWRRSPMVVPTIVPMSSESAAEVTDDEVQESRESL
- a CDS encoding TIGR03085 family metal-binding protein; the protein is MTFAERERAELMALLLNVGPDAPTLCEGWKTRDLATHLYIREHRPDAVGGVFVSALKGRLDSVTDEVNEIPYANVVQKWGSGAPKWSPMKWADRYINTAENFIHHEDVRRAREGWTIRQLPPSATRELWKVVTTLGKVMLRKSAATIVVTRPDGVAATLVDRSDRGGDVVTVRGEAGELLLWLYGRDQVDVAIEGNSAAIVRGSL